The following is a genomic window from Bordetella petrii.
TGGGCACGCCCTATGTCGCGCGCTGGTTTCCTCGTAACCGGCAGGGCCTGGCCATGGGAATTTTCGGCGCCGGCAACTCGGGCTCGGCGCTTACGAAATTCGTTGCGCCGGCACTTATCGCCGCGGCCGGCGGCGCGTGGGTCATCGTGCCCCAGGTCTACGCCGTGGCACTGCTGGCAACGGCCATCCTGTTCTGGATGTTCTCGGCCACCAATCCGGCGCACAACGTGCGCGGCGGCGCCAGCCTGTCCGCTCAACTGGCCATGCTGCGCGACCCGCGTGTGTGGCGCTACTGCCAGTACTACTCGGTGGTGTTCGGCGGATACGTCGCGCTGGCGCTCTGGATGACCAAGTACTACGTCGGCGAGTACGGCTTCGACATGAAGCTGGCTGCGCTGCTGGCCGCCTGCTTCTCGTTGCCCGGCGGCGTGCTGCGCGCCGTGGGCGGCTGGATTTCCGACAAATACGGCGCCTATCGCACCACTTGGTGGGTGATGTGGGTGTGCTGGGTGGCCTTCTTTCTCCTCAGCTATCCGCAAACGCACTTTGTCATCGAAACCGACACGGGTCCGCGTGAATTCTTCCTGGCCATCGGGCCCACGCTGTTCACCATCCTGATGTTCGTGGTGGGCATAGCCATGGCTGTCGGCAAGGCCTCCGTCTTCAAGTTCATCTCGGATGAATTCGGCGAAAACATCGGCGCGGTGTCCGGCATTGTCGGCCTGGCCGGCGGGCTGGGCGGGTTCGTGCTGCCCATCCTGTTCGGCGCCCTGCTCGACTTCACGGGCGTGCGGTCCAGCGCCTTCATGCTGATGTACGGCACGGTGTGCGTCTCGCTGATCTGGATGCACTACAGCTTCCGTCCCGAACCCGCTGCCCGCGCGTTGCAGGCCGCCTGATTCCCCTTTTTTCCAACCCGACTGCCGGGCGCCCGCGGCGCCTGGCGCACTCCACCGCGAGAACACCATGTCCAGCTACGTACTGACCCGCTGGGAACCAGAGAACCGGAACTTCTGGCAAAGCACTGGCGCCCGCATCGCCAACCGAAATCTCTGGATTTCCATTCCCGCCCTGAGCCTGGCATTCTGCATCTGGATGCTGTGGAGCGTGGTGGTAGTCAACCTCGACAAAGCCGGCTTCGAGCTGTCGAAAAACCAGATGTTCTGGTTGACGGCCCTGCCCGCGCTGTCCGGCGCCACCCTGCGCATTTTCTATTCGTTCCTGGTGCCGGTCTTTGGCGGCCGGCGCTGGACGGCCATTTCCACCGCCACGCTGTTGATTCCGGCCATAGGCATGGGCTTCGCTTTGCAGGATCCGACCACGTCGTATCCCACGCTGCTGGCGCTGGCCCTGCTGTGCGGCTTCGGCGGCGGCAATTTCAGCTCCAGCATGGCCAACATCAGCTTTTTCTTTCCCAAAGAAAAGAAGGGCTTCGCCACCGGCATGAATGCCGGCATCGGCAACCTGGGCGTGTCGGTGGTGCAGTTCGTGGTGCCTGTCATCATCACCATGGGCGTGCTGGGCACGCTGGGCGGCGACCCGCAGCGCTTCGTGGTCGACGGCGTCGAGCACCAGATCTGGCTGCAGAATGCGGGCTTCATCTGGGTGCCGATCATTCTCGCGTCGTCGCTGGCTGCGTGGTTCGGCATGAACGATATCGCCGACGCCAAGGCGTCCTTCGCCGACCAGGCCGTGATCTTCAAGCGCAAGCACAACTGGTTGATGTGCTGGTTGTACGTCGGCACCTTCGGTTCGTTCATCGGGTTCTCGGCTGGCTTCGCCATGCTGACCAAGGCGTTGTTCCCCGACATCAACCCCGTGACCTACGCGTTCCTGGGGCCCCTGGTGGGTTCGCTGACCCGGCCGCTCGGGGGCTGGGTCTCCGACAAACTGGGCGGCGCGCGCGTCACCCTGCTGGTGTTCGCCGCCATGATCGCCGCCGTGCTGGGGCTGCTGGCGTACGTGCCCACCGCAACCAGCGCCGGCAACTTCAACGGATTCCTGGCGATGTTCATCGTGCTGTTCGCGCTGACCGGCGTGGGCAACGGCTCGACGTTCCGCATGATTCCCGTGATTTTCCTGCACGAGCGCACCCAGGCGGCCCGTGGCCGCGGCGCCGCGGCTGAAAAACAGGCCTTGATCGACGCCGGCAAAGAGTCCGCCGCGGTAC
Proteins encoded in this region:
- a CDS encoding MFS transporter, which encodes MAHQPSTGAATRVLISSTLAFTICFAVWMIFAVLGIPIKSQLGLSETEFGLLAATPVLSGSLIRVPLGIWTDRYGGRIVFFLLMLVSVPGVWLLAYATEYWQFLVLGLFIGLAGGSFSVGTPYVARWFPRNRQGLAMGIFGAGNSGSALTKFVAPALIAAAGGAWVIVPQVYAVALLATAILFWMFSATNPAHNVRGGASLSAQLAMLRDPRVWRYCQYYSVVFGGYVALALWMTKYYVGEYGFDMKLAALLAACFSLPGGVLRAVGGWISDKYGAYRTTWWVMWVCWVAFFLLSYPQTHFVIETDTGPREFFLAIGPTLFTILMFVVGIAMAVGKASVFKFISDEFGENIGAVSGIVGLAGGLGGFVLPILFGALLDFTGVRSSAFMLMYGTVCVSLIWMHYSFRPEPAARALQAA
- a CDS encoding NarK family nitrate/nitrite MFS transporter, coding for MSSYVLTRWEPENRNFWQSTGARIANRNLWISIPALSLAFCIWMLWSVVVVNLDKAGFELSKNQMFWLTALPALSGATLRIFYSFLVPVFGGRRWTAISTATLLIPAIGMGFALQDPTTSYPTLLALALLCGFGGGNFSSSMANISFFFPKEKKGFATGMNAGIGNLGVSVVQFVVPVIITMGVLGTLGGDPQRFVVDGVEHQIWLQNAGFIWVPIILASSLAAWFGMNDIADAKASFADQAVIFKRKHNWLMCWLYVGTFGSFIGFSAGFAMLTKALFPDINPVTYAFLGPLVGSLTRPLGGWVSDKLGGARVTLLVFAAMIAAVLGLLAYVPTATSAGNFNGFLAMFIVLFALTGVGNGSTFRMIPVIFLHERTQAARGRGAAAEKQALIDAGKESAAVLGFSGAIGAYGGFFIPRSFGSSIELTGGVGAALYCFIAFYVTCLCITWWYYARRNAPVPC